TCCAGCAGTTCCAGCAGCGCTCGCGTTCGGACGCGCTGCGAGACGACTTCTGAGGCGAGGCGAAAGAGCAGGTCCAGCACCATCGGCACTCCCCTTATGCGCTCGCGTCCGCTTCGGAGAAGTTCCCGCCGAGCAGCGGGATCCGCAGTCGAGCGCGCTCGCGGATCAGGGCCGCTCGCAGTTCGCCGGTGAACCCCGCGAGGGCGAGCGGCACGTCGCCTTTTGCCTGCGCGAAGACGAGAAATCGCCCCAGCCCGCCCGGCGCAGCTAGCTGGGCGATCGCCTCACGGTTCCACTCCCACGTCGCGAGGTCAAGCGGCCGCACGCTGAGCGCATGCAGATAGGCGTCCAGCCCGAGGTTGCGAAGAAATTCTCGCTGCGTGATCAGCCCAATCGGCTGCAAGCCGCACGCTGCTCCCCACCGGCTCAGCGCCGTGAAATCGATATGCGCGGTCAAGTCTTGCTCGCCGACCCACGCGAGCGGATCGTAGTTGACGGTGCCGCCGTGGTAGCAGGTCAGGGTACCCGCGGCATAGTCTGCGCCGTAGCGCAGCGCTGCTGGATAGCCGTAGTCGATCGTGATCACCCAGCCGCGCCGCAGCGCTCGCCCAATCCGCCGGATCGCGCGCGTGGCGGCGAGGTTCACCTCGGTCTGATACCCCTCTGGCAGGGAAACGCCGACCCGCCGGAAATACGCCGCCAGCTGCGGCGTCGAGGGCGGTCCCTCGATCAAGCAAAGCGCGCCGCCGTTCAGCCCGACATAGCGCTCGCGGAGCCGACCGTCCCGCACCGTGACAAGGTGGACTGGCAGCGCGTCGAAAAACTCGTTCGAGAGGACTACCCCCTCGATGGCGGCCGGCATTCCCCCCCACGTGACGCCGAGTCCAGCAAGCCGCGCGCGCTGGCGCGCCCGCAGCGCGCGGCTCGTCTCGACGATGCGGTAGCGGAGCGCCGCTGCGGCCTGCGGCGCAAGGTAGCGGATTTCCGCGATCAGGCTCGCTGCCAGGCCGCCGTTGCCGCCGCCAAGTTCGACGAGGTCGAATGCCGACGGACGGTCCAGCTTCTCCCAGCAGTCGATCAGCTGACGGGCGAGGAGCGCTCCGAAGAGCGGATGGAGTTCGGGCGAGGTGTGGAAGTCGCGGCCGATGCCGGCGCCGCGGCTGTAGTAGCCCAGCGTCGGGTGGTAGAGGGCGAGGGCCATGAACCGGGCAAAGGTGAGCGGACCGCGAGCAGCGATCTCAGCGGCGATCAGGTCGGCGAGCGGGCTCATAGTGAGGTTGTACGCCACGAGGCCCCGCGCGCGCGAGGCGCCCTCGTCGGGCTCCAGGCCGCGATGCGCCGCTCTTCCCTGCAGGCGGTGCCGTCAGTTGCGCGGGTCGCGCAGGGCAAACCAGAACACGACGGAGGCGAAGCCGATCGCCGCGCCGACGACAGCCCAGCCGGCGACGCCGGTCGCAAGCTGCAGCGCTCCCCCCAAGATGGCGCCGCTCGCCAGGCCGGCGAGCAGCCGGGCGGCGAGAAGCGCGCGCCGGCGTGCGCGTGGCCTCACGGCAGGCGGAGCTCGCCGATGAGCAGCCGTCCATCGCCGGGGCCGACGCGAACTCCATCCCGCGTATACAGGCCGGTCCAGAGGCGATAGTCACCCGCCGGGAGGGGGCCGATCGTCAGTTCGCGGTCGTCAATGACAATCTCTCCGCGGATCCAGCCGCTTGTCGGGATCGCCCCGCCGGGAGGAGCGTCCACTTGGGCGACGATCCGGTCGGCGGCGTCAACGAGATGCAGGAAGGCGACGAGGTCGATGGTCGGCTCGCTCGCTGCCTGCCAGACGAGGCGCGTCCGCAGGCGCTCGCCGGCGCGCGAGGTCGCTGCGCCAACGAGGCGGATCCCGGCGCCGGCGTCGAGGTCGAGACGGATGATGTCCGGGGGAACGGTTGTCTGATGCGGCCGGGACAGGAGGTCGATTGCGCCGAGGGAGGCGACGCCGGCGGGACCAAGAAGAGCGAGCTCGCCTCGGCCGCCATTGCCGAGCTGCCAGCGGCTCGGAGGCAGGCGAAACGGCAGCAGCCGAAATTCGCCCCGCCGCAGCGCCGGGATGGTGATCGGAGTTTCGACCCGGTCGCTGCCCGCTCGCAGGGCAATCCGTGCCTCCACGGCGCCGCCCCCCGCTCCCCGCACGAGCACCCGCCCGGCGAGCGCTTGGCCCGACTGCAGCTGTTCGCTCTCAAGGTCGAGGCCGATCACTTCTACCGCTGGGCTGATGCTTCCCTGGGCACGGCGCGTGAGGGGAGGCGGGGAACGGTCGGAGCGCGGGTCGGGAGCGATGTCGATCGTGCCGATCACTGTGCCCTCAGGAGGACGCATCTCCCCGCGGGCGCTATAGACCACCACTGCGACCTGATAGCGGCCCGGTGCCAAGCCGACGGGGAGCTCGAGCCGGCGCGGGTCGCGGTAGAGGGTGCCCGGCTGCCATGCGGTGGTCGGCAGCGCGCCTTCGAGAGGCGGCGCATCGGCTTGCGCCCAGACATAGCCCGTCTCGTCCTGCAGCCGCAGCGAGACGCGATAGGCGGCATCAGGCCGCTGCCGCGCTTGCCAAAACAGCCGCACGGCGAGCGGCTCGCCAGAGTGAGGAGGCGGCCCAGCAACTTCATAGCCGACAAGGCGCAGGCCGCCAGGATAGTCGCGCTCGACGCGTGTCGCCGGCTGCGTTCCTGGCGGCGGCGCGGTCACATAGCGTGCGAGGCGCACCGTTCCGTACCAGGCGTCGGCGACCTTATACGCATGCTCGTCCAGCCAGCCCTCGACGAAACTCGTCGGGTCCATGCTGGCGTTGCCGTAGAGGACAAGCCAGACCCCCGGGTGCTGCTGCGCCAGCGCCCGCAGCTTCGGCTCCGTGATTGCCGGGTCGAGCGGATCCTCGTACGGCAAGCCGACAAGCGGCAGGGGTCCCTTGTAGTAGTAGGGGAAGTTGTAGATCTGCCACGGCGCATTCAGCACGATGGCATCATCAGGCTGGGCGTTCGCGGTGATTGTCTGCGCGACGCCCCGGTAGTCATCGCGGAAATAGCGCGGGTTGAAGTAGTTGTTGGCGAGAGAGACCCCAGCCGTCGCGCCGAGGATGAGCGCGCCAGCGAGAGCAGGCGGCGCGGTCAGTACAGTTGCCCGCCGCGGCTGGCGCAGCGCGAGCGCGATCCCTGCGGCAAGGAGCAGATAGAGCGCCGGGGTCGCAAAGAGAAGATAGCGCGGCAGAAAGTGCGGATAGCGCAGGTTGATCGCGAACACCCCGATGAGGGGCACGGCGAGGTAGAGCGGCAGCAGCAGCCGATAGCGTCCGCGCGCCATCGCCCCAAGCCCGAGCAGAGCGAGGAGCCCGACTGGCCACAGCGGCCAAGCGAGCTGGTCAGGGTCGGCGGTGACGCCGACAATAGCGGTCGTCCAGTTGAGCTGCAGGAAGCTCGGCAGGTCGTAGGTGACGAAATCCTTGCCTTTATGCTGCGCTTGCTCCGCGAGGCGGCCTGCGGCGACCATGGCCCAAGGAGCAAACGCGCCGAGAATGATGCCGTTCGCCGCGACAAGCCCGCCGAGGCCGCGCCACTCCCGGCGCAGCAGGAGCACCGCTCCTCCGGCAAGAGCGAGCCCGGCCACTGCGAAGCCGGCGTAGTAAAACGTGTACAGTCCGAGTGTTCCCGCGAGCGCGAAAAGCCCCCAGCGCTGCCAAGCGCGCGGCCGGTCGAGCGCCCAGACCAGCGCGTTCGCGGCAAGCAGTCCGAGTGCGGTCGTCCAGATGTGCATGCGGGCTTCCTGCGAGTAGTAGACGTGAAAAGGCGCGATCGTCGCCAGCCCGGCGGCGACTATGCCGGTTGGCTGACCGAGCAACGCGCGCCCGAGGCGAAAGAGGAGTGCAACCGTCAGCACTCCGCCGATGAGCGAGAAATAGCGCACTGCCAGTTCGCTCTCGCCGGCGAGACGGACCCAGAAATGGAGCGCAAAGAAGTAGAGCGGCACATGATTGAGGTCGACGAAGATCTCCCGCGCAAGGTCGGGAAGCGAGGAGCTCGCAAGGTAGAGGCCGTATCCTTCATCGGCCCAGAGGCTTTGCGCGCCGAGCCGGAAGACCCGCAGGGCGAAAGCGAGAAGCAGCAGGACGACGATCACGACCACGTCTCTCAGCCGGCTGCCGGAATTGTGTCACACCGCAGAAGGGAGAACGCGTGAGGCGGCTGCATCTACGACTACGACGCTCCGCGCTGGCGGAAAACGGGCTGCTCCTGGGCTGGCGAGCGCTGCTCGGCGCGCTGGCGGCCGCGGTGCTGGCGCTGCCCGCAGCAGCCCAGCCGCCCGGCCTGACGATGACGCTCATCGCAGAAGGCAGCCAACGGGCTCTTCCCGCCGGTCCTCTCGTCTGGCAAGGGAGCGAACACGTCATCCTGCCGGGCGCCCCGCCTCTCGTTGTCGGCGAGGATGCCGGCTTCACCTGGGTCGTTGAGGGGACGGCGCAGATTGACGTGGCGGGGCAGCCGGCGGTGATAGCGCCCGCCGGGACCGCGATCGCGGCCGCGAGCGGCGCCCGACGGATCGTTCGCGGCCTCGCGCCGACGGGCACCGTGATCTGGATGCTCGGCCTCGGCGGTCCGCGCCCGAGCGCGGTCCAGGTCCCGCCGCGGCTGCTGTTCCAGAGCGCGCCGATGCTGCCGCCGAGCGATGAGGGGGTGGTCTTCCAGATGTGGCAGATCGATCTCGACGGGCCGGGCGAGCTGGCGGGAGGGGCGCGGGCGGGCACAGTGACCCTGGTCGTTCGCGAAGGAAACGTCTTGGTCCGCGTGGCCGACGGCAGCGCCGTCCTCCGTCGCGGGCAGGTCACGGCCGTTGCCGCAGATAGCCGCCCTTGGCTTATCCCGCTCGGCGGTCGGCCGGCGCGTCTCGTCGCGCTCACGCTGCTCGCCGCCGCTGCGACCGCTTCCGAGGTCAGCGCTGCGCCGGCATCCCCGGGGCGGAGCGGCGCGCTTGCACTGCTCTCCGCTCCGGCGCGCGCTCCTCGCCGCCTGCTTGGCGCTCGCGGCGCTGCGCGCGTGAGCAGGGGGAGCGCCGGCGGCAGCAGCGCAGGAGAAGAGCGGCTCCTGGGGCCGCAGGGGGGCCGGGCGGCCTTGCTGCGCGCAACGGCCATCCCGCCCGCTCCGTCGGCGCTGCGTTGCCGATGAGGGGGCCTGCACGCCGGCGCTCCCCTGCGCTTCGCTGCCGCGGGGAGAGGCGCGAGGGGAGGGTGTCCTGAGAGCGGCATGGGAGAACCTAAGCGAGGAGCCGCGGCCAAAGGGCATGGCGGCGTCTCCTTGCGGCGGGGCGCGGTCCGGCGTCGCTGCGCAGAGCCGCACGGCAGAACGATACTCCAGAAAAGCGCCGCTGCGCCTGCGGTGCCGTGTATACTCCCGAGGTCAGTGGACTCTCGGCGCAAGGTATGCCGCAACGCTCTCGAAAGCCGCTAGCGAAACGAGTGCGCCGCCACGCGGTCAGCCTCTCTCCGGAGGTAGCACAGCGCGTTGGGCGGTGGGTTGTGCGGATTGCGATTGCTACCAGCCTCGCCTTTTTCTTCAGCGGGAGCTTGCTCTTCGGCGCGACCTTCATTCAGCGGACTGGGACAATCGCCGTTGCTTGGGCGGACGTTGCGCGCCGGGCGGCCGAACAGACGCAGACAGCCTTCCGGTCGTCGAGCGTTTCCCAGACGGAGGAAGGGCCGGTCTGGGGCGGACGCGAGCGCGTCAACATCTTGCTGATCGGGCTCGACAACCGCGAGAGCGAGGGGGGAGACTGGGCGCGCGCCGACACGAACATGGTTGTGACGATCGACCCGGCCACGCGGACGGCCGGTCTCCTCTCTATTCCGCGGGATGTGTGGGTTGTCTATCCGATCAGCAGCGGCTGGCGCGAAGATCGCATCAATGCCACGTGGGTCCACGCGCGCGCCACGCGCTATCCTGGAGGCGGCCCGGCGCTCGCCAAGCGCGTTGTCTCCTATAACCTCGGCATCCCGATCCATTTTGTCGCCTATGTCGACTTTGCCGGCTTCATCCGAGTGGTGGACATGCTCGGCGGCCTCACAGTCGATGTGGCGCGCCCGCTGAAGGACAATGAATATCCCACCGAGTATTACGGCTATCAGCGCATCTATTTCCCGCCCGGCTTGCAGCACATGAACGGCGCCGAAGCGCTCATCTATGCGCGCTCTCGTCATCAAGACTCCGACATCTACCGCGCAAGCCGCCAGCAGCAGCTGCTCTTGGCGGCGCGCGAAAAGGCGCTCACCCTCGACCTCCTGCCGAAACTGCCATGGCTGCTGTCCGAAATGAAGGACACCGTCCAGACGGATATGAAGCCGACGGAGATCCTCGCTTTGGCGCGGCTGGCCGCGACTATCGAGACGCGCGACCTCGTGATCCGGACGGTGCCGACTTCCAGCTTCACCACCTCGCAAGGGGCAGCGGTCCAGCTGATCGATACCGCCGGGCTGCGGCGCGTGCTGGACGAAGTGTTTCACGCGCCGTCCCGTCCCGCGAACTGACCCCGCCGGAACTCGGCCGACGAGGAAACAGGATGCGACCGATCTATCACGTGGCCGTCAGCGGCGCCCTCGCCTTGGTCCAGTGGCGGCTGACGGGAGACCGCCGTGCGGCGCTCTGGACCTTCCTATCCGGAACGCTGATCGATCTCGATCACCTCCCGGATTACCTTCTCAACGCACGGCGCGAGGAGATCCGCCTGACGTTCGTGCTCCATTCGTGGGAGCTGTGGGGTGCGGTCGCAGTCATCGCTTGGGCGCGCGGCGGCGTCCGCACGGCGCTCGGGGTCGTCGGCTCTCCGGTGCTGCACCTCTGGCTCGATGTCTGGGGGAACCGGGTGCCGGCGCGGTTCTTCCTTTTTTTCTGGC
The DNA window shown above is from Dehalococcoidia bacterium and carries:
- a CDS encoding glycosyltransferase family 39 protein, producing MVVIVVLLLLAFALRVFRLGAQSLWADEGYGLYLASSSLPDLAREIFVDLNHVPLYFFALHFWVRLAGESELAVRYFSLIGGVLTVALLFRLGRALLGQPTGIVAAGLATIAPFHVYYSQEARMHIWTTALGLLAANALVWALDRPRAWQRWGLFALAGTLGLYTFYYAGFAVAGLALAGGAVLLLRREWRGLGGLVAANGIILGAFAPWAMVAAGRLAEQAQHKGKDFVTYDLPSFLQLNWTTAIVGVTADPDQLAWPLWPVGLLALLGLGAMARGRYRLLLPLYLAVPLIGVFAINLRYPHFLPRYLLFATPALYLLLAAGIALALRQPRRATVLTAPPALAGALILGATAGVSLANNYFNPRYFRDDYRGVAQTITANAQPDDAIVLNAPWQIYNFPYYYKGPLPLVGLPYEDPLDPAITEPKLRALAQQHPGVWLVLYGNASMDPTSFVEGWLDEHAYKVADAWYGTVRLARYVTAPPPGTQPATRVERDYPGGLRLVGYEVAGPPPHSGEPLAVRLFWQARQRPDAAYRVSLRLQDETGYVWAQADAPPLEGALPTTAWQPGTLYRDPRRLELPVGLAPGRYQVAVVVYSARGEMRPPEGTVIGTIDIAPDPRSDRSPPPLTRRAQGSISPAVEVIGLDLESEQLQSGQALAGRVLVRGAGGGAVEARIALRAGSDRVETPITIPALRRGEFRLLPFRLPPSRWQLGNGGRGELALLGPAGVASLGAIDLLSRPHQTTVPPDIIRLDLDAGAGIRLVGAATSRAGERLRTRLVWQAASEPTIDLVAFLHLVDAADRIVAQVDAPPGGAIPTSGWIRGEIVIDDRELTIGPLPAGDYRLWTGLYTRDGVRVGPGDGRLLIGELRLP
- a CDS encoding LCP family protein, coding for MRRHAVSLSPEVAQRVGRWVVRIAIATSLAFFFSGSLLFGATFIQRTGTIAVAWADVARRAAEQTQTAFRSSSVSQTEEGPVWGGRERVNILLIGLDNRESEGGDWARADTNMVVTIDPATRTAGLLSIPRDVWVVYPISSGWREDRINATWVHARATRYPGGGPALAKRVVSYNLGIPIHFVAYVDFAGFIRVVDMLGGLTVDVARPLKDNEYPTEYYGYQRIYFPPGLQHMNGAEALIYARSRHQDSDIYRASRQQQLLLAAREKALTLDLLPKLPWLLSEMKDTVQTDMKPTEILALARLAATIETRDLVIRTVPTSSFTTSQGAAVQLIDTAGLRRVLDEVFHAPSRPAN
- a CDS encoding SAM-dependent methyltransferase, coding for MSPLADLIAAEIAARGPLTFARFMALALYHPTLGYYSRGAGIGRDFHTSPELHPLFGALLARQLIDCWEKLDRPSAFDLVELGGGNGGLAASLIAEIRYLAPQAAAALRYRIVETSRALRARQRARLAGLGVTWGGMPAAIEGVVLSNEFFDALPVHLVTVRDGRLRERYVGLNGGALCLIEGPPSTPQLAAYFRRVGVSLPEGYQTEVNLAATRAIRRIGRALRRGWVITIDYGYPAALRYGADYAAGTLTCYHGGTVNYDPLAWVGEQDLTAHIDFTALSRWGAACGLQPIGLITQREFLRNLGLDAYLHALSVRPLDLATWEWNREAIAQLAAPGGLGRFLVFAQAKGDVPLALAGFTGELRAALIRERARLRIPLLGGNFSEADASA